The nucleotide window CAGCTTGTTATATTACAATTACTTTTATTATTTACAATTGTTTATTATTGCCAACACAACCTTTACCAGGCAGTCCAATAGGATGGATTACAACAGTTATTGACCATATGACAAATCCGATTGCATTTGTTATTTACATCTTATTTTTTATGGAAAATAAACAAGAAATTAACTTAAAACAATTTTTTAGAAAAAACTTTTGAAAATATTTACTTGTCCTATTAGGATATTGCGCATATGCAATGATTAGAGGAGAATTACGTCGTCTTTCTGGTAATCATTTTACTTGACCAGGGAATGAACCAGGAATTATTGAAAATCGATGATATCCTTATTTCTTTTTAAATATCCATACTCCTTTTTTAGGAATTCCAGGATATGTTTGATTCTTCATTGCTTTTTTTGCCATTTTAGGAATCCTAATTGGTAGTATGTATTTATATAATTATTGTAATAATAAAATTATTAAAACAAAATTTTACCAAACATTGCAAGAAATAACTATTAATAAAAACTATCATAATAAAAATTATTATGATGATGAACTATAAACTATGTTTATAGTTTTTTCTTTGTATTTTATTTTGTAACATTTTTTAAATCGTTAATTATTTTTTATTTATAATTGATTTTCAGAAACTATAATCTTAAAATAAAATGTTGCTTGAGTTTTAACTCAACAAAAAAGATCTGGATTTGTTACAATAGCTTTAGCTGTAAATTTTGCTTTAATAGTATTATTAGAATATGTTAAATTTAAAATTAACTTTAAATTTGCTACTTCAGATTCAGCTATAATGTAACCATACTCATAATAAGTTTCTGCTATTTTAGTTTCAGATTGAGTATTATTTATTAATAAAATATTGGTTTTGTCTTTTATTAAAGGTGAATTAATATGATAATATTTAGAACTATTGTGTCCTTCAACTCAGCTTTGACGACGGTTTTTAAACTCTATAATACTAAAATATTTATAATTTGTTTCTATTGGTAATGTTTTTGTTCAAGTAAATGTATTTTCATCAGAATTTCATCAATAAAAAGCTGTTACTTTAGTAATTGGTGTTTTTAATTCAAATTCTTCTGTAATATTATTTAATTTTGCAGCAATTGTTAATGGTGCACTAGCAACGACAAAATTAATAATTCCTAAAAATCCTAAAATTTTTTTCATCTTTGGCCTTTTTTCCTTTCCTTAAGATTCGTTAATATATGGATTTTTCATAGTTAATTCTTGGTTATAATATATCATATTTTAAAGTATAGTATAAATTAATAAATGGTTATCTTTCTGTTTAGAACTTACCTAAAACAGACAAAAAAAAAAAAAAAAAGAAAATCATTTGTCAAATTTTTACGAGATAATATTTTTGGTGTTCACAGCATTATTATTTAAACTACTTGTGAAATAACTTTTTATGAAAAACAAAAATCTGCTGTGTTTTTGTTTACCATATGTTACCATAATACAAACCTTAAATTATTCAAAACTATAAAATACTTGTTAAATAATAATGTGGCACCTATTCATTTTTATGATGCTAAGGAATGAAGAAAAAATGGTTAGTACTTTAGTTAACAAAATTAATACTGCTGAAATTATAAAACTAATACATAAGAATGAAAAACCTCTTACAATAAGAATCTAAGATTATATGGAACAGCTTAATATCCTCTTTAGACACCAAGCAAATCCCCCTGCTAACTTATTGTATTTTTTACATAATATTCATTTTTGATGAAAACCTCTTACTTGTTAAGAGGTTTTATTTTTTAAATTCTACTTCTAAACAATATATTTTTGTTTGTTGTGATTGTAACTTATTAATTCATGGTTTTTGGTCAAATGGAATTGTTTGATAATTAATGTCATCTTGATGACCATCTCATGGTTCAACACAAATATATTTTGCATCATTTTGACATTTTCAAATTAATACATTTGGATAACCTTTTGTCGTTAAACTAATTTCTCGGGATGAATCAACAATTAAAACTTTGTTTGTTGTTTGTTTTAGTAATGCATAGCATTGGCCAGTTGTAAAATCATATTGATTTATTAAAAACTGTGAATTTGTTTCTGTTTTCATTTCTGAACCCAAAAAAGCACCGCCAGGAATATGCGTAATTACTTGTGGGCGATCAAAAATAACTCTGCCGGAATAATCATCACAAATAAAGGCTGGATGTCAGCCAAAATTATATGGTAATGGTTTTTGGTCAAGATTAATAATTTTAATCTTATTAACTAATTTTTTTGCTACTAATTGATATGTTATTTCTAATTTAAATAAGAATGGATACTGATTATAAAAATCTTTTGTTGCTATATATTCAACGACCAATGTATCTGTTGTATAAGTAAGAACTTTTCAAGCAGTAATTGCACGAAAAAATCCGTGTCCCATCATCATATAAGTCTTATCTGCTAATTGATATTGATTATTAATTAACTTTCCTGTGATTGGAAAACAAATTGGTCATGATTTTTTTCATGTACTATCTTGTTGATAAATATATTCTTTGCCCGCGTTTTTTAACGAAATTAATTCAAATGGATGAGAACTAAGAGTTGCTTCTAAATTTTCATTTTTTAAAAAATACATTATTTTTTATTTTCCTTTGTTATTTTATGATAATTAATAACCTGTTCGATGTGGTTTATTTTCCATAATATTAACCCCACCACTTGTTCCAATCCGCGTTGCCCCTGCTGTAATCATTGCTAAAACATCAGCTTTAGTACGAACTCCCCCAGCTGCCTTAACTTGCATATCCTTACCAACTGTTGTTTTCATTAGTTTAACATTGGCAATAGTTGCACCTGCTTTACTAAAACCTGTTGAAGTTTTAACAAAATCAAGGCCTGCTGCTTTTGCTAACTGACACGCTTTAATAATTTCTGTTTCAGATAATAAGCATGTTTCTAAAATTACTTTTACAATATTCTGTCCAGCTGCTTTTTTACATGCTGCCATATCTGCACGCACTAAATCATAATTATTTGATTTAAATTGACTAATATTCATTACCATATCAATTTCTGTTGCCCCATCAGCTAATGCTGTTGTAATTTCTGTCACTTTTGTTATAGTAGCATTTGCACCTAATGGAAAACCAACCACCACACAAACATTAACTGTACTATCTTGTAATAAATTATGAGCTAATTGAACATAAGTTGGATTAATACAAACCGATGCAAAATCATATTCTTTTGCTTCAGCACATAATTTTTTAATCTCTATTATAGTTGCATCTGGTTTCAATAAAGTATGATCAATATATTTATTTAATTTCATTTAATAATTCTCCCTGTTGTTCTTGATTAATTTGAACTGCTTCTAAAACACGAATCGCCGCAATTGAGTAATCTAATAACCGCTTCATTTCCGAATAGTTCTCAGTATTTATTATATTAATAAAATACTGTAATTCATAGTACATTTTATTATTATGTTCTGACCTTAATGGTAGAACTATTGTTTGGTTTGTAAGACGATTATATTTTGTAATTGCTTCTAATTTTGTTAAATTAGTAACATTAATTGTTGTATCATAACTTAAAATTTCACTAGGACTAATGCCTGTCGATGCTTTTGAACAAACAATACTAGTTAAAATATTATTACTATGTTGTAAAAGAACAACATTATTAATATCAACGCCATTCTTTAACTTATGACTCATTGCTTTAACATCTTTGACTGGTCCAAATAAAGCAACTGCTAATTCAACGGGATAAATTAACATATCATATAAAGAACCTTTCCCTAAGGTTTCATCAAAAACAGAATTATATTGGTCTAATAAGACTTCTTTCATTCGGCTTGAATATTGATTACAATGAAAACAAGCTAAAAAAGGTTTAATTTTATTCACATTTGTTTGCAAAATTTGATAAGCTGGCAAATGTAAGGGCTTGAAAGCTTCCATCAAAAAAAACATTATTAATTTCTGCTATTTGTTTTAATTCAATTAATTCACGCGCAAAAAAAGTTGCCGGTTTTTCAACTAAAACATGCTTCTGTTGTTGCAAAAAATACTTTGCTTGTTGATAATGTAAACCATTTGGTGAAGCAATATAAATAATATCGATATAATCTAACATATCTTCAAAATTATCTACAATATGGACTAATAAATTATTTTTTGAAGCAAAAAATTTAGCTTTTTCTAAACTACGTGAATAAAGGGAAGTAATTTTAACTCCTTGTACATCACGACAAGCATCAATAAATTCACTAACAATATTGCCTGTACCAATGGTTCCAATCTTTAACATAAAAGCACCTCACTATGTACCTTTCATTTTTGTTAATTGTTGGTAAATTAGTTATTCATATCAACATTAAAAATAATTTCACTTGCTTGAAAAAAGTTACTTTTACCGCTTATAACTGAAACTGTATAACGTTTTTGTTGTGCATCATATGTTCCTTCTAAGCCAAGGCCATTCAAATTAGTTTGTTTAAAAGCAGGACCACCTAAAACATTAGTAGCCGCAGCGTCTAATTCATTTTGATCTTTAACGGTTAATTTGGGGGATGTTGATGATAATCAATTTTTTAAAGTTGGTCGAAGATCAACATAAGATTTTGTTTCTAAATTACCTCACATTACTGAACCTTTTACTGATTTTGCATTTGGTTTCGCTTCCATTTTCACATAAACTTGATTAAAAGTAAGTGTGTCATTTAAACATTTAACCGTAATATTAACTTCATCCCAAGGTAAATATACTGAGGATAAATTTTGAATGCCTTTTGTAATTGCTGAAGTTAAATTAACTTCATCATTAACAATTGCATTAACTTTTTTTAAACTAAATAATTTTTCAATTTTATCATAAGAAAATAAATTTAAGTCTAATTTGTCTCCAATAATATTATTGTTTCCATCATTTTTGGGGGGCATACATGCAACAACATTTGTTGCAACAGTTCCTACAATTAACATTGCACCTAATCAACTTAACATTTTTTTCATTTTTTCATCCTCCGTTATTAATTACTCTTTTTTTAATTATAAACTAATTATTATTTTTATCATCATCAAAGAAAGGATTTCCGCTCTTTTTTGTTTGTTGCTCATTTGTTAAAACAGCATTATTTCTTTCCTGTTCTTTTGCTCATTGTTCTGAATCTTGTCAATTTTTTTTAACAATAAAAATTCGTTCTTCAACGCGAACAATTGATTCTAATACTGAACAAGCAATTGTTCCAACAAAGACCATTGGAAATCATACATATCAAAAAATACAAATTTGGGCTGGATCTAAAACCTTAGTATTAGCTAAAATTAAAAAAAATAAACTAATTGCAAAAATTAAATATTGACCGATATAAAAAAACTGCATAAAAATAATATGTTTTCGCAATAATTGAAATGGTGTCTTTTTTAACTCATGAATACGAACTAAATGATAAATAATAAAAATAATAATAGCAAAGCCAATTAAAACATAGCCAATTTTGTACCCTGTTACTGCTGCAATGTCTCATTTTTGTAATCCTAAAATTAAAAAAATTAATACTAAAGCTGTATATAATATTATATTTGCAACACTAACTAGTGCTTTAATCGATACTACTTTTGTCATCTTTGCCTTCTCCTATAATTCCTTTTCATACATAATCATTGCTAAAAGTGCAACTGGTGCGGTTTCGGCCCGTAAAATTCGTTGTCCTAATGAAACAGGATGATAATGATATGAAGATAAAACCGCAATTTCATTTGGAGTAAATCCACCTTCAGGGCCAATTACAATTGTAATTGTTTTAAAATCTTGTTGTAAAAACTGTTTTATTGATAATGTTTCTACAACTTTTTCATAACAAACAAGATTAACATCACTTTGATATTTTTGTAAAACTTTTAAATCACTTTCAACATCATGCACCAATGGTACTTGATTACGATAAGATTGTTCCGTTGCTTCCTTACAAATTTTTGTTCAACGTTCAATCTTTTTAAAATTATTTTCACCTTTTAATTGTACCACACAACGACTAAACTGAAAGGGAATGATTTCATTAACTCCTAATTCTGTTGCTTTTTGTAATAAATAGTCTCATTTTGTATTTCGAATTAGTCCTGCAATTAATCGTACTGTAATTGGACTTTCATGATTTTGTTCTAATTTTTTAATTAATTTAAATGCGTACTTTTGTGGTGATTGTACTTCTAATGTTGTTAAATAATGTTCACCATTATAAATACAAATAATTTGGGTTTGATTTCTTAACCGTAAAACTTGTTTAATTTGTTTAACATCATCTTCAGCTAAAATAAAGTAATTCTCTTCTAATTGGTTGGCAACAAAACGATGCATTATTGATCATCTCCTAATATTTCTTCCATTATTTTATCTAATTTTTGATATAGTTCTGGCAGTGATTTGTTAGTAATTATTTTATAATCAGGTTTTATCTGTTTAAAAAAAGTTTCTTGAATTTTTAAAAGCTGTTCTGTTTGGTCTGATGGTTGTTGATCACGAGCATTAATTTGTGCAATAATGTTTTCTTTACTAGCAGTAATAAATATTTTTGCAGTAAAAGAAAGCGCTAATGTGCTTAAACCAATTGCTTCAATTAAAAAATTTTGGTTTGGGTTATTATTAATAATTGTGATAATTTGTTGATTAACTTTTGGCCATAAATAATTATTCAACTTATTATTAGCAACAGGATTAGTAAAAATAATTGTTCGCAAACAATCACGGTTAAGAACACCATCAATAATTATCCTCGGAAAAGTTTGCTCTAAAAAACACAAAACAGTTGGATCTTGCATAATTTCTTTTGCAATTTTATCTGCGTTTAAATAAGTGAAATGATATTTATTTTGTAAGTATTCACAGGCACTTGTTTTTCCTGCTCCAATATAACCATAAACACCAATTATCATTTATGTTTGATTCCTTTCTAACAATTGCTTGTTACTAAAATTAATTTAAGTTTAATAAATTTTCTGCAACAATAACATCAAAAATAGCTTGTGCAACAGCCATTGTTTCCATTGATGTATAGTGAATACCATCATATTTACTTTGATCTTCAGGATGTGGATTTGCTGCTAATTGTAAATTAACAACAGGAATATTTAACTTTGCAAAATATTTTTGATAAGCATCTGGTAATGATGTCAACAACTCACCATCATGTAAAGTTAATACTTTTGGTGGACACACCACTAAAACTTGATAATTAACTTTTTCCTTATTATCTTTATGCAACGATTCCATTTTATTAACCAATTCCCCTAATGAATCAACAATCTTTGTTTCAATTGGATAATCTGGAATTTCTTTTAATTTTGCATAAGCATCATAACCAAAATAATCATTTGTTCCTAAAAAAATCATAAACAAATCAATTGGATGTGCTTTTTGATATAAAACTGATAAATTATCCATTCCATTATCTTGGGGAAAACCAAAATCAATTAATGGTTTAATAATTGTTCGTCCTGGCTGAGCATCAGTTTGAATTTCAATTTCTCTTGTTTGGTAATATTTTGTTAATAAATTTTCTAATTTTACTGGTCAATTATC belongs to Spiroplasma melliferum and includes:
- a CDS encoding aldose 1-epimerase family protein, giving the protein MYFLKNENLEATLSSHPFELISLKNAGKEYIYQQDSTWKKSWPICFPITGKLINNQYQLADKTYMMMGHGFFRAITAWKVLTYTTDTLVVEYIATKDFYNQYPFLFKLEITYQLVAKKLVNKIKIINLDQKPLPYNFGWHPAFICDDYSGRVIFDRPQVITHIPGGAFLGSEMKTETNSQFLINQYDFTTGQCYALLKQTTNKVLIVDSSREISLTTKGYPNVLIWKCQNDAKYICVEPWDGHQDDINYQTIPFDQKPWINKLQSQQTKIYCLEVEFKK
- a CDS encoding deoxyribose-phosphate aldolase, which codes for MKLNKYIDHTLLKPDATIIEIKKLCAEAKEYDFASVCINPTYVQLAHNLLQDSTVNVCVVVGFPLGANATITKVTEITTALADGATEIDMVMNISQFKSNNYDLVRADMAACKKAAGQNIVKVILETCLLSETEIIKACQLAKAAGLDFVKTSTGFSKAGATIANVKLMKTTVGKDMQVKAAGGVRTKADVLAMITAGATRIGTSGGVNIMENKPHRTGY
- a CDS encoding dephospho-CoA kinase, which encodes MIIGVYGYIGAGKTSACEYLQNKYHFTYLNADKIAKEIMQDPTVLCFLEQTFPRIIIDGVLNRDCLRTIIFTNPVANNKLNNYLWPKVNQQIITIINNNPNQNFLIEAIGLSTLALSFTAKIFITASKENIIAQINARDQQPSDQTEQLLKIQETFFKQIKPDYKIITNKSLPELYQKLDKIMEEILGDDQ
- a CDS encoding putative arylesterase yields the protein MKKNIAILGDSLTFGYLPMGTGKMTDADNWPVKLENLLTKYYQTREIEIQTDAQPGRTIIKPLIDFGFPQDNGMDNLSVLYQKAHPIDLFMIFLGTNDYFGYDAYAKLKEIPDYPIETKIVDSLGELVNKMESLHKDNKEKVNYQVLVVCPPKVLTLHDGELLTSLPDAYQKYFAKLNIPVVNLQLAANPHPEDQSKYDGIHYTSMETMAVAQAIFDVIVAENLLNLN